The region GCGGTGCGCTCGGCGTCCCGCGCCTCGTTCCAGGTGGAGACCGAGGAGGCGACCTGGAAACCACCGAAGACCAGGGCGACGAGCACGGGGATGAGCAGGATCGCGTACAGCCGGCCGCGCACCCGCCAGTTCCGAGGGGAGATCCGGCCACCACGGGGTGGATCCGGTGCCTCGGCGGGCGACGCCGCTGTGCCTGAACGCGGCGGCGGGGTGAAGTTCCCTCGCGCGTCTTGCGCGGGGTCCGGCTTGCTTCGCCTCACTCGACCAACAACCTCTCGGCATCGGCACCATTTGTGCCGTTCCCAGCTGAGCCCTGACTGCCCAGTTCAGCGAATTCCAGCACGCCCCGCAGGTGCTTTCCAAACAGTGCGCAAAGCGCTCAGTACGTTGTCTGGACCAGAGAAAAAAGGGGCGTTATGGCTGAGATATGTCGAATACCGAACTATTTCAGTGCGCAACGCAGCGACGCGATCGCGCTCCGTATCGGGGGCCGCGTCATATCTCTGTCGAAACGTTATGAACGGCGAGCGGGCCGTATCGTTCGACACGGCCCGTCCTCCGTCCGGTATCCGGCAACTTCCGGACGGCGTTCCCTACTTGAGCCGGGCCATCAGCGCATGCTCGACCAGGGTGATGAGAGCGCTCTTGGCCTCGCCGCGGTGGCGCGCGTCCGTGGTGATGATGGGGGTGTCCGGGCCGATCTGCAGAGCCTCGCGGACCTCTTCGGGGTTGTAGGGCTGCTGACCCTCGAAGCCGTTGAGGGCGATGACGAAGGGCAGCCCGGAGTTCTCGAAGTAGTCGACGGCGGGGAAGCAGTCGGCGAGCCGGCGGGTGTCGACCAGCACCACGGCGCCGATCGCGCCGCGCACCAGGTCGTCCCACATGAACCAGAAGCGGTCCTGACCCGGCGTGCCGAACAGGTACAGGATGAGATCGTCGTCGAGCGTGATGCGGCCGAAGTCCATCGCCACGGTCGTCGTGGTCTTGTCCTGGACATGGCTCAGATCGTCGATCCCCGCCGAGGCGGAGGTCATCACGGCTTCGGTGCGCAGCGGGTTGATCTCCGAGACCGCGCCGACGAACGTGGTCTTGCCCACGCCGAAGCCGCCCGCCACCACGATCTTCGCCGAGGTGGTCGCGCGGGCGGGGGAAGCGCCGCTAGAGCTTGCGAAGTCCACTGAGCACCCTTTCGAGCAGTGTCACATCCGGGGTACCGCCCGCTTCCGAACCGCCCCCGGGCTGGTGGATCGCCACCATGCCGGCCTCTGCCAGGTCCGCCACCAGGATCCGCGCCACACCCAGGGGTATGTTCAGCAGCGCCGAGACCTCGGCGACCGACTTGACCTCCTGGCACAGATGGCAGATCCGCTGGTGCTCGGGGAGCAGCCCCTGCAGATGCACGGGGTCGGCCGTGGTGCTGACCAGCGCCTCGATGGCGAGCTGGTAGCGCGGCCGGGTCCGGCCACCGGTCATGGCATACGGACGCACCAAAGGCTGGTCGCCTTCACCCCCGTACGGCGATTGGTGATGGCCGCCGTACGGGCCGGGCGAGGCGGGGGGCGGGGTCATGGATCCTCCGGTCGGACAACAAGGTGACGGGCGTGCCGTCGGTCGGTGCCGGTGGGGGCCCGCCGGCCGTGCGGCCGGGGGGACAGGCGTCGGATGGTCGATGGATCAGTTCAACAGGCTGCCCTGCAGCTCGGCACGCAGGTCGGGGGTGAGGACATTGCCCGCGCGGTCGACCAGCAGAGCCATCTCGTAGCCGACGAGGCCGATGTCGCACTCGGGGTGCGCGAGCACGGCGAGGGAGGAGCCGTCGGAGACGGACATGATGAAGAGAAAGCCTCGTTCCATTTCGACGACGGTCTGGTTGACCATGCCGCCTTCGAAGATGCGGGAGGCCCCGGCGGTGAGCGAGGTCAGGCCGGAAGCCACCGCCGCCAATTGATCGGCTCGGTCACGGGGGAAGCCTTCGGACATCGCCAGAAGGAGTCCGTCGGCGGAGACCACGACCGTGTGGGACACCCCGGGGGTGTTGTCCACGAAGTTCGTGATCAACCAGTTCAGATTCTGCGCCGCCTGGCTCATCGGGCTCAACTAACGCTCCTGCTGGTAAGTCGGGCCAATGCCGCGATCATGGTTGTCGCCGACTCCGGTACCGGCCCGGCGACCCTGCTGAATTCCACGGCGGAGGTTGGTCAGCCTGCCGCGTACATCATCGGGCGCGCGGGACACCTGCGGCCCAGCCTGGTCGGGCTGCGGCTGGTGTGCGGCACCCTCCACGAGGTTTGCGCGCGGCACCCGCCGTGGCAACCCGGACGACGTGATACCGCCGGCCGCCGGTTCGCGGACCTGCTCGGCGCGCCGCCAGCGCTCGTCGTTGTGGGGCGACGTACGCCAGTGGGAACCCGTGCTCCGGCCGCCCGGACCGGCCCCGTTGGTGCCGGGGCCCGCCGCGGCGCCCGATCCGGCGAAGTCGCCCATGCCCTGGGCGCCGGCGAAGTCGCCCATGCCCTGGGCCGCCGGCAGCGGCTCATGGGCCGAGCGCGGCGGTACGGCGGAGGCGGGCCGACCGGGGGTGGGCTCGGGGGCGGAAGGCGCGGACGGGTACGACCGGCCACCGTCCTGGGGGCCCGATATGCCCGGGTTCTCAGCCTGGTTGAAATGCCAGGACGACTCGATGGTGTCGAAGATCGGGGTACGGCCGTCGCCGGGTCCGGCGGGCGGCAGCGGATCGTTCGGGCGCCCACCGGGCCGGCCCTGGGGACCCTGGGGCAGCGGGTACTCACCGGTGCCACCCATGTCGGGGCGGGGGTACTCGCCGGTGTCGCCCATGTTCGGGCGGGGGTACTCGCCGGTGTCGCCCGGGCCGCCCATGTTCGGCCGCGGGAATTCGCCCGTGTCCCCGGGGCCGCGTCCACCGCGCGGGGCGGCGTCCTCGAACCGGGGCTGGGCGTACTCACCGGTGTCACCCGGGCCCTGGCCGAGCTCCGGACGGGCGTACTCACCGGTGTCACCCGGGCCCCGGCCGAGCTCCGGACGGGCGAACTCGCCGGTGTCGCCGGGGCCGCGGCCGTAGTCGGGCCGGTTGAACTGGCCGGTGTCGGTCGGTCCCTGGCCGCCCTGCGGGCCATTGGCCCCGCGGCGCGGCTCGAACAGGTTGGGGCTGTCGCTCAACTGCGGCAGCTCACCGGTGTCGCCGGGGCCGCGGTTGCCGAACGGGTCGCGCCGGTGCCCGGAGCCGCCGAGGTCCGGACCGGCGAACTGGCCCGTGGAGTCGTACTCCTCATGCCCGCGCGGGGTGTCCACCGCGTCGCGCGGCGTGCCCGGCCAGTCGTCCTCGCCGGCCGCGGCGCGCGCGCCCCAACTGGTGCCCGGCTGGGACGGGGCCGGAAGCTCGGGCGCGGGGCCGCGGGTGGGGAGCTGCGGACGGCCGCCCTGGTCGCCCCCGTCGGCACGGGCCGGGGCGCCGGTCGGCGGAGCGACGGTCGGGCCGTCGCTGCGCTGCGGAAGCGGGGGACGGCCGGAGGGGGCGCCGGGGCCACCCTGACCACCGGGACCACCCTGACCACCGGGACCGCCCTGACCGCCGGGGACACCCTGACCACCGGGACCACCGGGACCGCCGGGGCCCGCGGGGGCGTTGCTCCGGGGGCCTGGAGGCCGCCCGCCCTCGAAGAAGTTGGTGCCGTCGGCCGGGGCGCCGCCCGCGGGGCCCGCACCGGCGCCGACCGGCCGGGTCGGCAGTCCGCTGCCGCTGTTGCCGGGCAGCGCGGTGCGTGAACCCGAGCCCGGGACCTGGCGCCGCGAGGGCGCCGAGCCGAGCAGCCCCGCCGAACTGTTGCCCTGACCGCCACCGACGGCCGGGGCACCCTGGCCCGACTTGCCGCCGGCGGCCTGCGGCGCCGGCTTCCGGCCGCCCTGGGCGACATCGACCGGCAGCATGACCAGCGCCGTCGTACCGCCCGAGTCGGACGGCCGGAGCTGGATGCGGATGCCGTGGCGCAGCGACAGCCGGCCGACCACGAACAGACCCATGCGCCGGGACACCGACACATCGACCGTGGGCGGGGAGGCCAGCCGCTCGTTGATCGCTGCCAGGTCCTCGGGCGAGAGCCCGATACCGGTGTCGTGGATCTCGACCAGCACCCGCCCGTCGGGCAGCGCATGACCGGTGACCTTGACCTTGGTCTGCGGCGAGGAGAAGGAAGTGGCGTTCTCCAGCAGCTCGGCGAGCAGGTGGACGAGGTCGTTGACGACCCGGCCGGCGACCTCGGTCGCCGGGACCGAGCTGAGCTCGATGCGCTCGTACTGCTCCACCTCGGAGGCGGCCGCGCGGAGCACGTCCACCAGCGGCACCGGCCGGGTCCACCGGCGGCCGGGCTCCTCGCCCGCGAGGACCAGGAGGTTCTCGCCGTTACGCCGCATACGGGTGGCGAGGTGGTCCAGCTTGAAGAGCGAGGAGAGCTGGTCCGGGTCGGCCTCGCGGCTCTCCAGCTCGGAGATGAGCGAGAGCTGGCGCTGGATGAGGCCCTGGCTGCGGCGCGAGAGGTTGGTGAACATCGCGTTGACGTTGCCCCGCAGCAGCGCCTGCTCGGCGGCGAGCCGGACCGCCTCGCGGTGCACGTCGTCGAAGGCCGCGGCCACCTTTCCGATCTCGTCCCGGCTGTGCACACCGACGGACTCGACGGAGGTGTCCACATCCTGCGGATCGGACTCGGAGAGCTGCTTGACCAGTTCGGGCAGCCGCTTCTGGGAGACATCCTGCGCGGTGTCCTGGAGGCGGCGCAGCGAGCGGACCATGGAGCGGGCGACGACGAAGGCGCCGACCAGGGAGACGCCGAGGACCAGCAGGATCAGCGCACCGTTGAGGATCGCGTCCTGCTGGGCGGAGTCGCGGAGCTCACGAGCCTTCTGCTGCATCTCGCTGAGCAGCGTCTCCTCGATCTTGCCCATCTCTTCGATCTTGATACTGTCCTGGTCGTACCAGTCCAGATCGGTGCGCTTCTCCGCCTTCAGCCCCTCGGGGTCGCGCACCGCGCGGTCGGCGTACATGGTCGCCGCCTTGATGTCGGGGCGGCTGTCCAGGGGGTCGAGCAGATCCTCGGAGTTGCCCTGGCGGATCTGCTTGAAGCGGCCGAGCGCCTCGTTCTCCTTGTCCACCGCGGTCCTGGCGAAGCGGCGGTCGTTGGCGGAGAAGTCGGCGCCCTTGGGGTCGGCGAGCGCGGCGCTGATGAGTGCGCGCTGGATGGAGGCGTACTCCTTGGCGGAGGAGAAGGTGGCGAGCGCGCGGGTGTTGTTGATCATCGCGCGGTTGCTGGTCGCCTGCGCCATGTCCTGGGAGAGCAGCAGCAGCGAGTTGATCAGCTCGTTGTAGTTCTGGACCGTCAGCGAGTAGTACTGGCTGTTGTCGTAGGCCGTGTCACGGACCTCGTTGATCTTGCCGAGTTGACGGTCGATGTTGACGAGCGTGGACTGCACACCGGCCAGCGACTGGTCGCCGGGGTCGATCTGGTGCGTGGCCTCGCGGAAGGCCGTGATGGCGCGGTTGGTGTCCTCACGCGTGGAGACGACCCGGTCGTCCTTGTCGTTGCCCTTGCCCGCCAGCGGGCCGGCCGACTTGTCGCGCTCCTCCTGGAGCGCGCTGGCGAGCTGGGTGGCCTGCTGCGTCATCTTGGTGAGCAGCTTCATCTGGTCGAGCTGCTGGATGTTGTCCAGCGAGCCCTCGATGCGCAGCGCCCCCAGGGTGGTCGCCGCGACCACCGGGAGCGTGAGCAGAGAGACCAGTCGGGTGCTGATGCGCCAGTTGCGCAGGGCCATGCGACTGCCGGGCCCGCTGGGGCCGGAGGTCTTCGGCTTGGCAGGCTGCTCCGCGTCTCCGCCGCCACTGGGCGCACTGATCCGGGTAGCGCTCTGCGTACCGGCCTCGGGGCTCTGATCGCCCAGAGTCCTGCCGCTGCTCCCCTGGGCGCGCTGGGGCGAGGAGCCGCGGTCGGTCCCGCCACGCGGCTCCGGGTCCGCCGAAGCATCCCCTCGGCCCTGGCGGGCCTGGGGAGCCCCCATACCATCCCTCTTGATACGTCCCTGCACTAGCGTCGCAACCTCTGGACCAGGCGCTCCCCCGGAGGACCGGCGGAGCGGTGTCGAGTCGTGGGGGACCGCGATCCCCCCTGTCGGTCGTGAGTGACCGGCGCGCTTCCTTTCATGTCGACAAGAGGCGCCCCCGCCGCTCGGCGCCTCTGTGCTGCGCCCCCGTGCGCGCCGGTGATTCCCGCGGCGGTCCCGGGAATTGCAGCACAGTGCCGGATGCTGCAACAAGGGCAATGGATAAGGCTGTGATCCGTGTGACGCTCAGTGTGGACTTTATTACCGGACGTAGAAAGTCATGTCGGCGATAACGGACTTTCGTGTACGAATCGAAGGTCGTAATCGAGTGTCCGGCTAGCGATGATCAAGAGCGGAACGTCAGGTTCAGGTATGCGATGTCCGTTTAGGGCGATTGCGCAACTGTCTCCTATGTGGCTTTTGCCTGATCATTCGTGAGCAA is a window of Streptomyces violaceusniger Tu 4113 DNA encoding:
- a CDS encoding sensor histidine kinase, with translation MGAPQARQGRGDASADPEPRGGTDRGSSPQRAQGSSGRTLGDQSPEAGTQSATRISAPSGGGDAEQPAKPKTSGPSGPGSRMALRNWRISTRLVSLLTLPVVAATTLGALRIEGSLDNIQQLDQMKLLTKMTQQATQLASALQEERDKSAGPLAGKGNDKDDRVVSTREDTNRAITAFREATHQIDPGDQSLAGVQSTLVNIDRQLGKINEVRDTAYDNSQYYSLTVQNYNELINSLLLLSQDMAQATSNRAMINNTRALATFSSAKEYASIQRALISAALADPKGADFSANDRRFARTAVDKENEALGRFKQIRQGNSEDLLDPLDSRPDIKAATMYADRAVRDPEGLKAEKRTDLDWYDQDSIKIEEMGKIEETLLSEMQQKARELRDSAQQDAILNGALILLVLGVSLVGAFVVARSMVRSLRRLQDTAQDVSQKRLPELVKQLSESDPQDVDTSVESVGVHSRDEIGKVAAAFDDVHREAVRLAAEQALLRGNVNAMFTNLSRRSQGLIQRQLSLISELESREADPDQLSSLFKLDHLATRMRRNGENLLVLAGEEPGRRWTRPVPLVDVLRAAASEVEQYERIELSSVPATEVAGRVVNDLVHLLAELLENATSFSSPQTKVKVTGHALPDGRVLVEIHDTGIGLSPEDLAAINERLASPPTVDVSVSRRMGLFVVGRLSLRHGIRIQLRPSDSGGTTALVMLPVDVAQGGRKPAPQAAGGKSGQGAPAVGGGQGNSSAGLLGSAPSRRQVPGSGSRTALPGNSGSGLPTRPVGAGAGPAGGAPADGTNFFEGGRPPGPRSNAPAGPGGPGGPGGQGVPGGQGGPGGQGGPGGQGGPGAPSGRPPLPQRSDGPTVAPPTGAPARADGGDQGGRPQLPTRGPAPELPAPSQPGTSWGARAAAGEDDWPGTPRDAVDTPRGHEEYDSTGQFAGPDLGGSGHRRDPFGNRGPGDTGELPQLSDSPNLFEPRRGANGPQGGQGPTDTGQFNRPDYGRGPGDTGEFARPELGRGPGDTGEYARPELGQGPGDTGEYAQPRFEDAAPRGGRGPGDTGEFPRPNMGGPGDTGEYPRPNMGDTGEYPRPDMGGTGEYPLPQGPQGRPGGRPNDPLPPAGPGDGRTPIFDTIESSWHFNQAENPGISGPQDGGRSYPSAPSAPEPTPGRPASAVPPRSAHEPLPAAQGMGDFAGAQGMGDFAGSGAAAGPGTNGAGPGGRSTGSHWRTSPHNDERWRRAEQVREPAAGGITSSGLPRRVPRANLVEGAAHQPQPDQAGPQVSRAPDDVRGRLTNLRRGIQQGRRAGTGVGDNHDRGIGPTYQQER
- a CDS encoding GTP-binding protein, whose protein sequence is MDFASSSGASPARATTSAKIVVAGGFGVGKTTFVGAVSEINPLRTEAVMTSASAGIDDLSHVQDKTTTTVAMDFGRITLDDDLILYLFGTPGQDRFWFMWDDLVRGAIGAVVLVDTRRLADCFPAVDYFENSGLPFVIALNGFEGQQPYNPEEVREALQIGPDTPIITTDARHRGEAKSALITLVEHALMARLK
- a CDS encoding DUF742 domain-containing protein, with product MTPPPASPGPYGGHHQSPYGGEGDQPLVRPYAMTGGRTRPRYQLAIEALVSTTADPVHLQGLLPEHQRICHLCQEVKSVAEVSALLNIPLGVARILVADLAEAGMVAIHQPGGGSEAGGTPDVTLLERVLSGLRKL
- a CDS encoding roadblock/LC7 domain-containing protein translates to MSQAAQNLNWLITNFVDNTPGVSHTVVVSADGLLLAMSEGFPRDRADQLAAVASGLTSLTAGASRIFEGGMVNQTVVEMERGFLFIMSVSDGSSLAVLAHPECDIGLVGYEMALLVDRAGNVLTPDLRAELQGSLLN